In one window of Flavobacterium ginsengisoli DNA:
- a CDS encoding aldehyde dehydrogenase family protein, with translation MKPLSIETRNAVLRTMAKLVEQERNEIILTNQEDLADYDGSDLAMEERLKVDDKKVDEMILSLNQLASQEDPVGVERFHFTHDNGIKVVNKTAAFGTILIIYESRPDVTIEAGGIAFKSGNKILLKGGKESLKSNLKIVSLWHKALEENGVSKDWVEYLNYNRTETQAFLEKPTQKVDLIVPRGGEKLIEFVKAHATCPVIVSGRGNNFVYVHEKADTDLALKVILNAKTAKISACNALDKVLIDSKLPNFEGFTAMLVEALIESKVEVIVDKSLEYFENTKTIENEDIWYEEFLDYKIVIGTIDSQEHAINMINKYCGGHSATNYYER, from the coding sequence ATGAAACCATTATCAATTGAAACACGTAATGCGGTTTTGCGGACTATGGCAAAGCTGGTCGAGCAGGAGCGGAATGAGATAATCTTGACTAATCAGGAAGATCTTGCCGATTACGACGGCTCAGATTTAGCGATGGAAGAACGCCTGAAAGTAGATGATAAAAAAGTCGACGAGATGATTTTGTCATTAAACCAATTGGCTTCTCAGGAAGACCCCGTTGGCGTTGAGCGTTTTCATTTTACGCATGATAATGGAATAAAAGTGGTCAACAAAACCGCCGCTTTTGGAACAATTTTAATTATTTATGAATCCCGTCCAGATGTTACCATTGAAGCGGGCGGAATTGCTTTTAAATCTGGAAATAAGATTTTATTAAAAGGAGGAAAAGAGTCTTTAAAATCAAATCTTAAAATTGTAAGTCTTTGGCATAAAGCTTTAGAAGAAAACGGAGTTTCAAAAGATTGGGTGGAATATCTCAATTACAACCGAACAGAAACTCAGGCTTTTTTAGAAAAACCAACTCAAAAAGTAGATTTAATAGTTCCAAGAGGCGGAGAAAAACTAATTGAATTCGTAAAAGCGCACGCAACTTGCCCAGTAATAGTAAGCGGACGCGGAAATAATTTCGTTTACGTTCATGAAAAAGCAGACACTGATTTAGCATTAAAAGTAATTTTAAATGCTAAAACAGCTAAAATTTCAGCTTGTAATGCTTTAGATAAAGTTTTAATTGATTCAAAACTTCCCAATTTTGAAGGTTTCACAGCAATGTTAGTTGAAGCTTTAATTGAATCAAAAGTAGAAGTTATTGTAGATAAATCTTTAGAGTATTTCGAAAATACCAAGACGATCGAAAACGAAGATATTTGGTATGAAGAGTTTCTAGATTATAAAATCGTAATTGGAACCATCGATTCTCAGGAACACGCCATTAATATGATTAATAAGTACTGCGGAGGACATTCTGCAACGAATTATTACGAGAGATAA
- a CDS encoding aspartate aminotransferase family protein, whose protein sequence is MNLFNVYPLYDITPVKAVDCTIIDDKGVEYLDLYSGHGVISIGHTQQDYVAKLKNQIDNLGFYSNAIQNPLQVELAQKLGKLSGLEDYELFLCSSGAEANENALKLASFHNGKSRVVAFDNSFHGRTSAAVAVTDNKKIVAPINAQQVVTFLPLNQIKLVEAELAKGDVTAVIIEGIQGVGGLDQGTTEFFQALEKACKKHDVVLILDEVQSGYGRSGKFFAFQHHGINADIISVAKGMGNGFPVGAILISPKFEASFGLLGTTFGGSHLSCAAGIAVLDVIEKLDLQKNVNEVYTYFLEKIKEVEGIKQVKGKGLMLGVEFDFDVATLRKKLIIEKHIFTGSANNKNLLRILPPLTVKKADIDTFVKALKESLEELKN, encoded by the coding sequence ATGAACTTATTCAACGTTTACCCATTATACGACATAACTCCAGTAAAAGCAGTAGATTGTACAATTATTGACGACAAAGGAGTAGAATATTTAGATTTATATAGCGGACATGGTGTGATTTCTATCGGACACACGCAACAGGATTATGTAGCTAAACTTAAAAATCAGATCGATAATTTAGGATTTTATTCGAATGCCATTCAGAATCCTTTGCAGGTGGAATTGGCTCAGAAATTAGGAAAACTTTCTGGTCTTGAAGATTACGAATTGTTTTTATGCAGTTCTGGAGCTGAAGCAAATGAAAATGCTTTGAAATTAGCTTCTTTCCATAACGGAAAATCAAGAGTTGTAGCTTTTGATAATTCTTTCCACGGAAGAACTTCTGCAGCTGTTGCGGTTACGGATAACAAAAAAATTGTTGCTCCAATTAATGCACAGCAAGTAGTTACTTTTTTACCTTTAAACCAAATCAAATTAGTTGAAGCTGAATTGGCTAAAGGCGATGTTACAGCAGTAATTATCGAAGGAATTCAAGGAGTTGGAGGTTTAGATCAAGGAACAACTGAATTTTTCCAAGCTTTAGAAAAAGCATGTAAAAAACACGATGTTGTTTTGATTTTAGACGAAGTGCAATCTGGATACGGAAGAAGCGGAAAATTCTTCGCTTTCCAACACCACGGAATTAACGCTGATATTATTTCAGTTGCAAAAGGAATGGGGAACGGATTTCCAGTTGGAGCTATTTTAATTTCTCCAAAATTCGAAGCAAGTTTCGGATTATTAGGAACGACTTTTGGTGGAAGCCATTTATCTTGTGCAGCAGGAATTGCGGTTTTAGATGTGATTGAAAAATTGGATTTACAGAAAAATGTAAACGAAGTTTATACATATTTCTTAGAAAAAATCAAAGAAGTTGAAGGTATCAAACAAGTAAAAGGAAAAGGATTAATGCTTGGAGTTGAGTTTGATTTTGATGTTGCAACTTTAAGAAAGAAATTAATCATCGAAAAACACATTTTTACAGGTAGCGCGAACAATAAAAATCTATTAAGAATTTTACCGCCTTTAACTGTCAAAAAAGCAGATATCGATACGTTTGTAAAAGCTTTAAAAGAAAGTTTAGAAGAACTTAAAAACTAA
- the argC gene encoding N-acetyl-gamma-glutamyl-phosphate reductase, with product MINVGIIGGSGYTAGELIRILMYHPKVNIDFVYSTTNAGKPLSVAHHDLMGDIEMNFTDEINPNVNVVFLCLGHGKSISFLKENQFASHTKIIDLGNDFRLNKDAHFEGKDFVYGLPEINKAEIKKTNYIANPGCFATAIQLALLPLAEHNLLNNDVHINATTGSTGAGVSLSETSHFSWRNNNMSHYKAFEHQHLGEIGESLVQLQDDFDSELLFIPNRGDFPRGIFATLYTLCDDSLEQLVAKYEDFYKDEPFVTITTTNINMKQVVQTNKCIISLLKKGNRVLITSIIDNLTKGASGQAIQNMNLMFGLEETTGLHLKPSGF from the coding sequence ATGATTAATGTCGGAATTATTGGTGGTTCGGGCTACACGGCCGGAGAACTCATCAGAATTTTAATGTATCATCCCAAAGTAAACATCGATTTTGTTTACAGTACAACAAATGCTGGAAAACCACTTTCTGTAGCACACCACGATTTGATGGGTGATATCGAAATGAATTTCACGGATGAAATAAATCCAAATGTGAATGTTGTTTTCTTGTGTTTAGGTCACGGAAAATCAATTTCATTTTTGAAAGAAAATCAGTTTGCGAGTCATACTAAAATCATCGATTTAGGAAATGATTTCAGGCTGAATAAAGATGCCCATTTCGAAGGAAAAGATTTTGTTTACGGATTGCCTGAAATCAATAAAGCCGAAATCAAAAAGACAAATTATATTGCAAATCCAGGTTGTTTTGCAACGGCTATTCAGTTGGCATTATTGCCTTTAGCCGAGCATAATTTGCTAAATAATGATGTTCATATTAATGCAACAACTGGAAGCACAGGAGCAGGAGTAAGTCTTTCAGAAACTTCTCATTTCAGTTGGAGAAATAACAATATGTCACATTATAAAGCTTTTGAGCATCAACATTTGGGAGAAATCGGAGAAAGTTTAGTTCAGCTGCAGGATGATTTTGACAGCGAATTGCTTTTTATTCCGAATAGAGGAGATTTTCCAAGAGGAATTTTTGCAACGCTTTATACATTATGTGATGATAGTTTGGAACAATTGGTTGCTAAATACGAAGATTTCTACAAAGATGAACCTTTCGTAACTATTACCACAACAAACATCAACATGAAACAAGTGGTGCAAACGAATAAATGTATTATTAGTTTATTGAAAAAAGGAAACCGGGTTCTCATAACATCAATTATCGATAACTTAACCAAAGGTGCTTCAGGACAAGCGATTCAAAACATGAATTTAATGTTCGGTTTAGAAGAAACCACAGGTTTACATTTGAAACCAAGCGGATTTTAA
- a CDS encoding GNAT family N-acetyltransferase, producing MKISIVVTQEEHFKYAQEICDTIESSALLRGTGIAKRTPEYIQKKMANGDAMIALADGKFAGFCYIESWQHGKFVAHSGLIVHPDYRSHGLAKKIKSKVFDYSLKRFPDAKIFGITTGLAVMKINSELGYKPVPFSELTTDPSFWAGCKTCTNFPILQSKENKMCLCTGMLYDPKEKQKTPPRHPFNEAVLSRLKKIKQALFLNKILSLFV from the coding sequence ATGAAGATCTCTATTGTTGTAACTCAAGAAGAACATTTTAAGTATGCGCAGGAAATCTGCGATACGATAGAATCATCTGCCTTATTAAGAGGTACGGGGATTGCTAAAAGAACTCCTGAGTACATTCAGAAAAAAATGGCAAATGGTGATGCAATGATTGCTTTGGCTGACGGAAAATTTGCAGGTTTTTGCTATATAGAAAGCTGGCAGCACGGAAAATTTGTTGCTCATTCTGGATTAATTGTACATCCTGATTATAGAAGTCATGGTTTGGCAAAAAAGATAAAATCGAAAGTTTTTGATTATTCTTTAAAGAGATTTCCAGATGCTAAAATCTTTGGTATTACAACTGGTTTGGCAGTTATGAAAATTAACTCTGAATTAGGTTATAAACCAGTTCCGTTCTCAGAATTAACAACCGATCCAAGTTTTTGGGCGGGTTGTAAAACCTGTACTAATTTCCCGATTTTACAAAGCAAAGAAAACAAAATGTGCCTTTGTACAGGAATGTTATACGACCCAAAAGAAAAACAAAAAACGCCACCAAGACATCCTTTTAACGAGGCTGTTTTAAGCAGACTTAAAAAAATTAAACAGGCATTATTCTTAAACAAAATCTTGTCATTATTTGTCTAA
- a CDS encoding aldose 1-epimerase family protein — translation MTTTISNSILKASINHAGAELFSIKDKQDNEYIWEGNPDFWGKHSPVLFPIVGTLKNNTYKINGKEYHLPRHGFARDMEFSLTEKTENKAIFSLRSSEETLEKYPFEFELQLIYTLKESALELEYKVINYGKEKMPFSIGAHPAIALPNNFEDYAFQFEKEENLKYYLLENDLISSKTKVLETKNNLVALNYELFKNDALIFKTLESKSLTILNNSKPYIKVDYKDFPSLGIWTKENAPFICIEPWLGYSDTEENTGALYEKEGILTLNTNKDFSAKFSITIL, via the coding sequence GTGACTACAACTATTTCAAATTCAATATTAAAAGCTTCGATCAATCATGCTGGAGCCGAATTATTCTCTATAAAAGACAAACAAGACAATGAATATATCTGGGAAGGCAATCCAGATTTTTGGGGCAAACACTCCCCTGTTCTTTTTCCAATTGTGGGAACTTTAAAAAACAATACTTATAAAATCAACGGAAAAGAATATCATTTGCCTCGTCATGGCTTTGCAAGAGATATGGAATTTTCTTTAACTGAAAAAACTGAAAACAAGGCAATTTTCTCTCTTAGATCTTCTGAAGAAACATTAGAAAAATATCCTTTTGAATTTGAATTACAGCTTATATACACACTTAAGGAAAGCGCATTAGAACTAGAATACAAAGTAATCAATTACGGCAAAGAAAAAATGCCTTTTTCGATTGGTGCACATCCTGCAATTGCACTTCCAAACAATTTTGAAGATTATGCTTTTCAATTCGAAAAAGAAGAAAACTTAAAATACTATCTTCTTGAAAACGATTTGATTTCATCTAAAACTAAAGTTTTAGAAACAAAAAACAATTTAGTTGCTTTAAATTATGAACTGTTTAAAAATGATGCTTTGATATTTAAAACTTTAGAATCAAAATCGCTAACTATTTTGAATAATTCAAAACCTTATATAAAAGTTGATTATAAAGATTTTCCAAGCTTAGGAATCTGGACAAAAGAAAATGCACCGTTTATCTGTATTGAACCTTGGTTAGGCTATTCTGATACCGAGGAAAATACAGGCGCTTTATACGAAAAAGAAGGAATTTTGACATTGAATACAAATAAAGATTTCAGTGCAAAATTTAGTATTACCATATTATAA
- a CDS encoding GNAT family N-acetyltransferase produces MLDFNFTPFPIIETERIILDRITDKDVKEVFELRSNPETMKYIPRPLVKNHEDALEHIQMINEKIESNIGINWGIRLKDDPKLLGIIGYYRIQPENYRAEIGYMLSPDHHGKGIIPEAVNRLIKYGFENLKLHSIEAVIDPENYASEKVLQKCGFVKEAHLKESEFWEGKFLDKVIYSLLEK; encoded by the coding sequence ATGTTAGATTTTAACTTTACGCCATTTCCAATAATAGAAACTGAGCGTATAATTCTAGATAGAATTACCGACAAAGATGTAAAAGAAGTTTTTGAACTGCGTTCTAATCCTGAAACCATGAAATATATTCCGAGACCTTTAGTAAAAAACCACGAAGATGCCTTGGAACATATCCAAATGATTAATGAAAAAATTGAAAGTAATATTGGAATAAATTGGGGTATCAGACTTAAAGATGATCCTAAATTATTAGGAATTATTGGTTATTACAGAATACAACCCGAAAATTACCGAGCTGAAATAGGTTATATGCTTTCACCAGATCATCATGGAAAAGGAATTATACCAGAAGCCGTCAATCGACTTATAAAATATGGATTTGAAAATCTAAAACTCCACTCAATAGAAGCTGTTATTGATCCAGAAAATTATGCGTCTGAAAAGGTCTTACAAAAATGTGGCTTTGTTAAAGAAGCTCATTTAAAAGAGTCAGAATTTTGGGAAGGAAAATTTCTTGACAAGGTAATTTACTCATTACTAGAAAAGTAA
- a CDS encoding DUF3575 domain-containing protein, with protein sequence MKKIPALLLLLISIQLQSQTFVKFNGVTALLAIPNIGIETSIGEKTTFSADVMASFWESFNGNNPMKFVTITPEIRYHFKEKYNGFYAGAHVGADKYELQKWNYWDTNKYEDGFGYRIGATVGYNLKLSDKFLLDFFVGGGWHQGFYKGYYNDGTPGRYEKAPNYNKSGEWLPYRGGVMISYKL encoded by the coding sequence ATGAAAAAAATACCTGCCCTACTTCTTCTTTTAATCAGCATTCAATTACAAAGTCAGACATTTGTAAAATTTAACGGAGTAACTGCATTACTTGCAATTCCAAATATTGGCATAGAAACCAGCATTGGAGAAAAAACCACTTTTAGCGCCGATGTAATGGCTTCTTTCTGGGAATCATTCAACGGAAATAACCCAATGAAATTTGTTACTATTACCCCAGAAATCCGTTATCATTTTAAAGAAAAATATAATGGTTTTTATGCTGGAGCACATGTTGGAGCTGATAAATACGAATTACAAAAATGGAATTATTGGGATACTAATAAGTACGAAGATGGTTTCGGTTATAGAATTGGAGCTACAGTTGGTTACAATTTAAAACTAAGTGATAAATTTTTACTTGACTTTTTTGTTGGCGGTGGATGGCACCAAGGATTTTATAAAGGATACTATAACGACGGAACTCCTGGAAGATACGAAAAAGCACCGAATTACAACAAAAGTGGAGAATGGCTTCCATACCGCGGAGGCGTAATGATTTCTTACAAATTATAA
- a CDS encoding VF530 family protein, which produces MQNQSKDPLHGITLQKIVETLVDYYGFDTLGELIPVKCFTSNPSVKSSLTFLRKTDWARKKVEELYIKTLPKLS; this is translated from the coding sequence ATGCAAAACCAATCTAAAGATCCATTACACGGAATTACACTTCAAAAAATTGTCGAAACTCTAGTAGATTATTATGGTTTTGATACTTTAGGAGAATTAATTCCTGTTAAATGTTTTACCTCAAATCCGAGTGTGAAATCAAGTCTTACTTTTTTAAGAAAAACAGATTGGGCTCGTAAAAAAGTAGAAGAACTTTATATTAAAACACTTCCTAAATTAAGCTGA
- the smpB gene encoding SsrA-binding protein SmpB, with amino-acid sequence MIKSVNILNKRARFDYEIIDIYTAGIVLAGTEIKSIRLGKANITESFCEFSGMELFAINTYIEEYSFGNQFNHKSRSERKLLLNKKELKTLHKSVQAKGLTIIPLKLFTNEKGLAKLQIGLCKGKKNYDKRESLKEQDTKRDLDRIKKAYN; translated from the coding sequence ATGATAAAGTCAGTCAATATACTTAACAAAAGAGCCCGATTCGATTACGAAATAATCGATATTTATACTGCTGGAATTGTTTTGGCAGGAACAGAAATTAAATCTATACGTCTAGGAAAAGCAAATATTACCGAAAGCTTCTGCGAATTCAGCGGGATGGAACTTTTTGCTATTAATACATATATTGAAGAATATTCTTTTGGAAATCAATTCAATCATAAATCGAGAAGCGAAAGAAAATTACTTTTAAATAAAAAAGAATTAAAAACACTTCATAAAAGCGTACAAGCAAAAGGACTAACTATTATTCCTTTGAAACTATTTACAAATGAAAAAGGGTTAGCCAAATTGCAGATTGGCCTTTGCAAAGGAAAGAAGAACTACGACAAGCGTGAATCTCTAAAAGAGCAAGATACTAAGCGAGACTTAGACCGTATTAAAAAAGCTTATAATTAA
- a CDS encoding helix-turn-helix domain-containing protein, which produces MKSLLKNAREQKGLKTRELAQLAGIDQALISKFESGTRKPTKDQIIKLSQLLEIDYETLMIAWLKEKILYEIGDDDLALKALKVAEDEIKYNKTVSNLKLSTSLEKILKEIDFLKEKLDSFRQFDSFKIKQALELEYTFESNRIEGNTMTLRETDMVINEGLTISGKSMREHLEAINHQEAIGFIKELMSKSNSLNERDLLSIHNLILRGIIPEDAGRYRKVQVMIQGSTHMPPQALMVPQEMEEYFIWYEINKNKLHPVILACRNA; this is translated from the coding sequence ATGAAATCGCTTTTAAAAAATGCTAGAGAACAAAAAGGTTTAAAAACTCGCGAGTTAGCTCAGCTTGCTGGTATTGACCAGGCTTTAATAAGCAAATTTGAATCTGGAACTAGAAAACCAACTAAAGATCAGATAATCAAACTTTCCCAGCTACTAGAAATTGATTACGAAACTTTAATGATTGCGTGGCTTAAAGAAAAGATTCTTTATGAAATTGGTGATGATGATCTTGCTTTGAAAGCATTAAAAGTCGCAGAAGATGAAATCAAATACAATAAAACGGTTTCGAATCTTAAATTATCTACTTCGTTAGAGAAAATCCTAAAAGAAATTGATTTTTTAAAAGAAAAACTAGACTCTTTTCGCCAATTTGACAGTTTTAAAATTAAACAAGCTCTCGAATTAGAATATACTTTTGAAAGTAATAGAATTGAAGGAAATACAATGACTCTTCGTGAAACCGATATGGTTATCAATGAAGGTTTGACAATTTCTGGAAAAAGTATGCGGGAACATTTGGAAGCCATTAATCATCAAGAAGCTATTGGTTTTATAAAAGAATTAATGAGTAAAAGCAATTCGTTAAATGAGCGTGATCTTTTGTCTATTCATAATTTAATACTTCGAGGAATTATCCCAGAAGACGCTGGACGTTACAGAAAAGTTCAGGTCATGATACAAGGAAGTACTCATATGCCTCCCCAAGCGTTAATGGTTCCTCAAGAAATGGAGGAATACTTTATTTGGTACGAAATCAATAAAAATAAATTGCATCCTGTTATCCTTGCTTGCCGAAATGCATGA
- a CDS encoding Fic family protein produces the protein MLAEMHERLITIHPFIDGNGRTSRLIMNLILMQKGYPIANIKGDYENRMQYYQALEIAQTKKDKEDFFLFIAQREKESLERYISILTQ, from the coding sequence TTGCTTGCCGAAATGCATGAACGTTTAATTACTATCCATCCTTTTATTGATGGAAATGGCCGAACTTCGAGATTAATAATGAATTTAATTCTAATGCAAAAAGGTTATCCGATAGCCAACATTAAAGGAGATTATGAAAATCGAATGCAGTATTATCAAGCCTTAGAAATAGCGCAAACTAAAAAAGACAAGGAAGACTTCTTTCTCTTTATTGCTCAAAGAGAAAAAGAAAGCCTAGAAAGATACATTTCAATTCTTACTCAATAG
- a CDS encoding RDD family protein — MKKALLVLSFFFSLIGILSTFFLVFFKIEYLNDFTGIILSLKPHYFSGLNTYLETERRSDNSTSGIILPLLNLFFYLTLLSGSIIYYISKYKETRLLSFNYSIAIINGLVGLSFFALVDTNKTSPYLLYKVVGIVITIIIIFISYYIIKKPLNETISATEITDDITLENSSNYKRFLNLIIDTILILSITYGYFEFSERSTTLTTFYEKLHTAFGTEFSILLYIYIIKFIYYLVYESLFKSTPAKFLTGCYITDENGNQPDFSMILKRTLCRFIPFESFSFLMGKNLHDDYSDTYVVNKKTDAHIEKRYLLVLGISFCIMLIYYYFNRY; from the coding sequence ATGAAAAAAGCTTTACTCGTTTTATCTTTCTTTTTTTCCCTAATTGGAATTTTATCTACTTTTTTTCTTGTGTTTTTTAAAATCGAATACCTTAATGACTTTACAGGAATTATTTTGAGCTTAAAACCTCATTATTTTTCCGGACTTAATACTTATTTGGAAACAGAACGTCGAAGCGATAATTCAACAAGCGGAATAATTTTACCGCTTTTAAACCTATTTTTTTACCTCACTCTTCTTTCAGGTTCCATAATATATTATATTTCAAAATATAAAGAAACAAGGTTATTGAGTTTTAATTATAGTATAGCAATCATTAATGGGCTTGTAGGTTTATCGTTTTTTGCTTTAGTAGATACGAATAAAACTTCTCCATATTTACTTTATAAAGTAGTCGGCATAGTAATTACCATTATAATAATTTTTATATCCTATTATATTATTAAAAAACCTCTAAATGAAACTATTAGCGCCACCGAAATTACAGATGATATTACTTTAGAAAATTCGTCAAATTACAAACGTTTCCTAAATTTAATCATTGATACAATATTAATACTTAGCATTACTTATGGTTATTTTGAATTTTCAGAAAGAAGTACTACCCTAACAACCTTTTACGAAAAATTACATACCGCTTTTGGAACAGAGTTCTCTATTTTACTATATATATACATAATCAAATTTATATACTACCTAGTTTATGAATCTCTGTTTAAATCAACGCCTGCAAAATTTTTAACTGGATGTTATATTACAGATGAAAATGGAAATCAGCCAGATTTTTCAATGATTTTAAAAAGGACACTATGTCGATTTATTCCTTTCGAAAGTTTTTCTTTTCTAATGGGTAAAAACCTACATGATGATTACTCAGACACTTATGTTGTAAACAAAAAAACAGACGCACATATTGAAAAACGCTATTTATTAGTTTTAGGAATCAGCTTCTGCATCATGTTAATATACTATTATTTTAATAGATATTAA